From the Clostridium putrefaciens genome, one window contains:
- a CDS encoding restriction endonuclease subunit S gives MALTNKISSIKNNTNKYPVYSSQTLNNGLLGYYHQFLFANGITWTTDGANAGTTKYREGQFYCTNVCGVLSSQEGYANACMAEIINKETPKHVSYVGNPKLMSNVVSKISIILPPLSEQQAIASVLSDFDEHIDNLTELIEKKKAIRDGALNDLVSGKARLDGFDKEVREYKPIKSVYKRVKGTPITAGTMNEINMSTGAIRVFAGGNTECRTNSDYLSNANIIREPIVIVQSRGVIDFIYCDEPCTFKNEMWGYTSLGVSDVRFLFYYLKHNIEHFRNEGTGRSSFSQISLPVTEEYLIPVVSMKEQKEIVEILTAMDEEIESLKIEKEKMVQIKEGAMDDLLTGRVRLKV, from the coding sequence ATTGCCCTGACCAACAAGATATCCTCTATTAAAAATAATACCAATAAGTATCCAGTGTATTCATCACAAACTCTAAACAACGGATTGTTAGGGTATTACCATCAATTCCTGTTTGCAAATGGGATTACATGGACAACTGATGGGGCTAATGCAGGAACAACAAAATATAGAGAAGGACAATTTTATTGTACTAATGTTTGCGGTGTATTGAGTTCACAAGAGGGTTATGCAAATGCATGTATGGCTGAAATTATTAATAAAGAGACACCAAAACATGTATCCTATGTTGGAAACCCTAAGCTCATGAGTAATGTAGTAAGTAAGATTTCCATAATATTACCACCGTTATCAGAACAACAAGCCATCGCCTCCGTGCTCTCTGATTTTGACGAGCATATTGACAACCTAACCGAGCTAATCGAAAAGAAAAAGGCTATCCGTGATGGTGCTTTGAATGATTTGGTTAGTGGTAAAGCTAGGCTTGATGGGTTTGATAAAGAGGTAAGAGAATACAAACCAATAAAAAGCGTGTATAAGCGTGTAAAAGGAACTCCGATAACTGCAGGTACAATGAACGAAATTAATATGTCTACTGGCGCCATTCGTGTCTTCGCAGGTGGAAATACTGAATGCCGTACTAATAGCGATTATTTATCAAATGCAAACATCATAAGGGAACCAATAGTGATTGTTCAGTCACGTGGTGTAATAGATTTCATTTATTGTGATGAACCATGCACCTTCAAAAATGAAATGTGGGGGTACACCTCGCTTGGTGTTTCTGATGTTAGGTTTCTATTCTATTACTTGAAGCATAATATCGAGCACTTTAGAAATGAAGGGACAGGAAGAAGTTCTTTTTCCCAGATTTCATTACCTGTAACGGAAGAGTATTTGATTCCAGTTGTTTCAATGAAGGAGCAAAAAGAAATAGTTGAAATTCTGACAGCAATGGATGAAGAAATAGAATCTCTTAAAATAGAAAAAGAAAAAATGGTTCAAATTAAAGAAGGTGCAATGGACGACCTCTTAACAGGTCGTGTGCGTCTTAAAGTATGA